In Diabrotica undecimpunctata isolate CICGRU chromosome 9, icDiaUnde3, whole genome shotgun sequence, the DNA window aaaaccCAAAGTACAGATTTGCTTCATTAGATAAACTACAGTTAAAACATTTGAACTACATTGGTTAGAGGATTATAATTAACAATACGGTCATGTATAATTATACAATAAGCAGTTGTGTTAGCTGGTATATTCTTAttagtttctatttctattcTCATATCGACACTTCCTGATTTAATTGATTCATTTTGTCTGCTGCAATCAATAACAAATATCGGAGCAACAGCACAGAATTGTAACATAGTAAGGCATGGATCTCCTATGGATTTGTAATAGTACGACGGTTGAAATTGTGCATACATTTCATATGCAAGGGCATAATGTCTTTTACTAAAGTTCAAGTTCAAATTGTCATACGGGTACATTTCAGAATTTAGAAATAGCTTTAAGTTTGTAAGATTACAGTGATCAAAATAGCTGTTCTCTTCTTTTAttgcattctttttggcagtttgtAATGCAAACAAAACAAATCGTGGTCTCTCCAATAGACTGGTAGTTTTTACATTCCAGTTAAATTTCATTGTCTGAGGCAGTAGAGGAATTTCATGATATTCCCAGCTTCTATATGCAAGCTCCAAACTGGacccattttcaataaatttatataaacgtAACTTTTCTGAATCGGACACTTGAATATGAGGCATTttccatattaatttaaatatttccactttTGGTTTCAGTTCAGTTTCTACTGTAGACATTACTGCATTTAAATCAGTTGAACTTCTTATCAATACGAGTTCTTGGCGTATGTTAataagaatttttgtaaaatcttcaaaaaatccaaGTACAAGTTTGAGtggaatacaaacattaaaatttcctgCTTTATCAGCAACTGTTGGTGTGTCATTAATACTCCAACCTATACAGTTGTATCGATTAGATTCAGTTTGTGTGAACGAAGCATAGTTTTTCATTGTCGTTGTTATACCTAAATTTCTCACTCTATCTATTACACAGCCTCCAATTTCATATCGTATTTCATCAAATAAATGCATCAAACCATTATTAATAAAGCGCAAAGTATTGCTTTCTTTCCCATCATTCGTTAAACGTCCTTCAATATACAGATAACTCTCAGAAGGTAGGGTGTATATATCTTGAGTCTGAATTGGTATTCTTATTTCATCACAATGATTAAAAGTTGCATTGGCATAGGGTAAATGACTGTGCATTTCTCGACTCACAACTGAATTGTCAACCAATACACGATCtccaatatttaaaatgttaaaactcATATTCACTCTTCTTACAAGTACACCTCAAGAAAATCCCTAGTAttctagtattaataaaaaactttattctacaccaagtatttcttttctttttccctgtcactgtcgtagttgtgttttattttaaatcctaGTGAGGT includes these proteins:
- the LOC140450803 gene encoding uncharacterized protein; its protein translation is MSFNILNIGDRVLVDNSVVSREMHSHLPYANATFNHCDEIRIPIQTQDIYTLPSESYLYIEGRLTNDGKESNTLRFINNGLMHLFDEIRYEIGGCVIDRVRNLGITTTMKNYASFTQTESNRYNCIGWSINDTPTVADKAGNFNVCIPLKLVLGFFEDFTKILINIRQELVLIRSSTDLNAVMSTVETELKPKVEIFKLIWKMPHIQVSDSEKLRLYKFIENGSSLELAYRSWEYHEIPLLPQTMKFNWNVKTTSLLERPRFVLFALQTAKKNAIKEENSYFDHCNLTNLKLFLNSEMYPYDNLNLNFSKRHYALAYEMYAQFQPSYYYKSIGDPCLTMLQFCAVAPIFVIDCSRQNESIKSGSVDMRIEIETNKNIPANTTAYCIIIHDRIVNYNPLTNVVQMF